One window from the genome of Streptomyces sp. NBC_00287 encodes:
- a CDS encoding transglutaminase-like domain-containing protein: MPPPYPPSPERSTELRRRFAEEARCERPDLSTLCLLVGAEADGALDEAGMDAAQMELDRLAGQLPFRPGGPRSWAVSLRELLGDRLGFRGAPGDYQRLESSLLHEVLRRRRGLPILLSVVWLEVARRAGAPVYGLALPGHFIVGFGEPDEQVLADPFNGGRALTGADAELLVAGATGTALHPSMLVPATPLEVVSRILNNVRAWAAARPERSDVGLWAVELALLLPSHPARLRYERAQLLVQRGDFVKGAAELEAYAEVVAAVDEPAAARVRQQAQAARAMLN; this comes from the coding sequence ATGCCTCCCCCCTATCCCCCGTCCCCCGAACGCTCGACCGAACTGCGCCGGCGGTTCGCCGAGGAGGCCCGCTGCGAGCGGCCCGATCTGTCGACCCTGTGTCTGCTGGTGGGCGCCGAGGCGGACGGCGCGCTGGACGAGGCGGGCATGGACGCGGCCCAGATGGAACTGGACCGGCTGGCCGGGCAGCTGCCGTTCCGGCCCGGCGGGCCGCGCTCCTGGGCCGTGTCCCTGCGGGAGCTGCTCGGCGACCGGCTCGGCTTCCGGGGCGCGCCCGGCGACTATCAGCGGCTGGAGTCCTCGCTGCTGCACGAGGTGCTGCGGCGCAGGCGCGGGCTGCCGATTCTGCTGTCGGTGGTGTGGCTGGAGGTGGCTCGCAGGGCGGGGGCGCCGGTGTACGGGCTGGCTCTGCCCGGGCACTTCATCGTCGGGTTCGGGGAGCCGGACGAGCAGGTGCTCGCCGATCCGTTCAACGGGGGCCGGGCCTTGACCGGGGCGGATGCGGAGTTGCTGGTGGCGGGGGCCACGGGGACGGCCCTGCATCCGTCGATGCTGGTGCCCGCGACGCCCCTCGAGGTGGTCTCGCGGATCCTCAACAACGTCCGGGCCTGGGCCGCGGCTCGGCCCGAACGGTCCGATGTGGGCTTGTGGGCCGTCGAGTTGGCGCTGCTGCTGCCCTCGCATCCGGCCCGGTTGCGGTACGAGCGGGCTCAGCTGCTGGTGCAGCGGGGGGACTTCGTCAAGGGGGCGGCGGAGCTGGAGGCGTACGCCGAAGTAGTGGCCGCGGTGGACGAGCCGGCGGCCGCTCGCGTGCGGCAGCAGGCACAGGCGGCGCGGGCGATGCTCAACTGA
- a CDS encoding GNAT family N-acetyltransferase, with protein MEISATGRLEVRITAADVGKRVSVRRLNDPARPGEKFTDTVGVLASWDDGVLVITRKSGETVRIPESSLVAGKVVPSAPARRRGPAASYEELAHVSTRAWRPVESERLGEWELRAAAGFTRRANSVLPLGDPGLPLDDALSVVRRWYGERGLPAYIQTATGAEGTQELLCAELERRGWTREVTAELWIGALAPLADREEPAEVVLSREADEAWLARYQRKGLSEVALKVLGSGPSVWFATVPGEEAPAAIGRCVVDGRWAGFAAVEVDPALRRRGLASAVMAALAGRALEEGASAAWLQVETDNAGARELYAGMGFSAHHAYHHYREPGTPAPSGNRSP; from the coding sequence GTGGAAATCTCTGCGACGGGGCGCCTTGAGGTCCGTATCACCGCTGCTGACGTGGGTAAACGGGTCTCCGTGCGACGCCTGAACGATCCTGCGCGCCCGGGTGAGAAGTTCACCGACACGGTGGGTGTTCTCGCATCCTGGGACGACGGTGTGCTGGTGATCACACGGAAGAGTGGCGAAACCGTCCGCATTCCGGAATCGTCGCTGGTCGCGGGCAAGGTGGTGCCCAGCGCCCCGGCCCGTCGCCGGGGGCCCGCCGCCTCGTACGAGGAGCTGGCGCACGTCTCCACACGCGCGTGGCGGCCGGTGGAGAGCGAGCGGCTCGGCGAGTGGGAGCTGAGGGCCGCCGCCGGATTCACCCGCCGCGCCAACTCCGTGCTCCCGCTGGGCGACCCGGGCCTGCCGCTCGACGACGCGCTGTCCGTCGTACGGCGGTGGTACGGCGAGCGCGGGCTGCCCGCTTACATACAGACCGCGACCGGCGCCGAGGGCACTCAGGAGCTGCTGTGCGCGGAGCTGGAGAGGCGGGGCTGGACGCGTGAGGTGACCGCCGAGCTGTGGATCGGAGCGCTGGCGCCGCTCGCCGACCGGGAAGAGCCGGCCGAGGTCGTGCTGTCCCGGGAGGCGGACGAGGCGTGGCTCGCCCGCTACCAGCGCAAGGGGCTGAGCGAGGTCGCCCTGAAGGTGCTGGGCAGCGGGCCCTCGGTGTGGTTCGCGACCGTGCCCGGCGAGGAGGCGCCCGCGGCCATCGGGCGGTGTGTCGTGGACGGGCGCTGGGCGGGCTTCGCCGCCGTCGAGGTGGATCCGGCGCTACGGCGTCGGGGGCTCGCCTCCGCCGTGATGGCCGCGCTGGCCGGGCGGGCCCTGGAGGAGGGGGCGTCGGCGGCCTGGCTGCAGGTCGAGACGGACAATGCGGGGGCACGGGAGCTGTACGCCGGGATGGGCTTCTCGGCGCATCACGCGTACCACCACTACCGCGAGCCGGGAACTCCGGCGCCGTCCGGTAACCGATCGCCGTGA
- the fdxA gene encoding ferredoxin has protein sequence MTYVIAQPCVDVKDKACIEECPVDCIYEGSRSLYIHPDECVDCGACEPVCPVEAIFYEDDTPEEWKDYYKANVEFFDELGSPGGASKLGLIERDHPFIAALPPQNG, from the coding sequence GTGACCTACGTCATCGCGCAGCCTTGTGTCGACGTAAAGGACAAGGCGTGCATCGAGGAGTGCCCGGTCGACTGCATCTACGAGGGCTCCCGGTCCTTGTACATCCACCCGGACGAATGCGTCGACTGCGGAGCCTGTGAGCCGGTCTGCCCGGTCGAGGCGATCTTCTACGAAGACGACACTCCGGAGGAGTGGAAGGACTACTACAAGGCGAACGTCGAGTTCTTCGACGAGCTCGGCTCCCCGGGCGGCGCCAGCAAGCTGGGTCTGATCGAGCGGGACCACCCCTTCATCGCCGCGCTGCCGCCGCAGAACGGCTGA
- a CDS encoding bifunctional succinyldiaminopimelate transaminase/glutamate-prephenate aminotransferase has translation MSAVSDRLPTFPWDKLAPYKKTAVAHPDGIVDLSVGTPVDPVPELIQKALIAAADSPGYPTVWGTPELRDAITGWVERRLGAREVTHRHVLPILGSKELVAWLPTQLGLGPGDRVAYPRLAYPTYEVGARLARAEYEVYDDPTELDPKGLKLLWLNSPSNPTGKVLSKEELTRIVAWARENDVLLFSDECYLELGWEADPVSVLHPDVNGGSYEGIVAVHSLSKRSNLAGYRAAFLAGDPEVLAPLLEIRKHGGMMTSAPTQAAAIAALGDDEHVRVQRDRYAARREALRAALVNHGFRIEHSEASLYLWATRGESCWDTVAHLADLGILVAPGDFYGEAGERYVRVAFTATDERVREAVKRLG, from the coding sequence GTGTCCGCAGTCTCCGACCGCCTGCCCACCTTCCCCTGGGACAAGCTCGCGCCGTACAAAAAGACGGCCGTGGCCCACCCGGACGGCATCGTCGACCTGTCCGTCGGCACCCCGGTCGACCCGGTCCCCGAGCTGATCCAGAAAGCGCTGATCGCGGCGGCCGACTCGCCGGGCTATCCGACGGTCTGGGGCACGCCGGAGCTGCGTGACGCGATCACCGGCTGGGTGGAGCGCCGCCTGGGCGCCCGCGAGGTGACCCACCGGCACGTCCTGCCGATCCTCGGCTCCAAGGAACTGGTCGCCTGGCTCCCCACCCAGCTGGGCCTCGGCCCCGGCGACCGCGTCGCCTACCCGCGCCTGGCCTACCCGACCTACGAGGTCGGCGCCCGCCTCGCCCGCGCCGAGTACGAGGTCTACGACGACCCGACCGAGCTGGACCCGAAGGGCCTGAAGCTCCTGTGGCTCAACTCCCCGTCGAACCCGACGGGCAAGGTGCTGAGCAAGGAAGAACTCACCCGGATCGTGGCCTGGGCCCGCGAGAACGACGTGTTGCTCTTCTCCGACGAGTGCTACCTGGAGCTGGGCTGGGAGGCCGACCCGGTCTCGGTGCTGCACCCGGACGTGAACGGCGGTTCGTACGAGGGCATCGTGGCCGTCCACTCGCTCTCCAAGCGCTCGAACCTGGCGGGTTACCGAGCGGCCTTCCTGGCCGGCGACCCGGAGGTCCTCGCCCCGCTCCTGGAGATCCGCAAGCACGGCGGCATGATGACCTCCGCGCCGACCCAGGCGGCCGCGATCGCGGCCCTGGGCGACGACGAGCACGTCCGCGTCCAGCGCGACCGCTACGCCGCCCGCCGCGAGGCGCTCCGCGCGGCCCTCGTGAACCACGGCTTCCGCATCGAACACAGCGAGGCCAGCCTCTACCTCTGGGCCACACGGGGAGAGTCCTGCTGGGACACGGTGGCCCACCTGGCCGACCTCGGCATCCTGGTGGCGCCGGGGGACTTCTACGGCGAGGCGGGCGAGAGGTACGTACGGGTGGCGTTCACGGCGACGGACGAGAGGGTCCGGGAGGCCGTGAAGAGGCTCGGCTGA
- a CDS encoding ATP-binding protein, with protein sequence MTLPLTRRIARAALLVAAGAAAGVGAAGSASAAPELPATPNLGGLTALDGASVGNTVDGAAQNVTGLAGETGGKAVKKSVPAAGKTGGKAVKKAAPAAQKTAGDAAGSAGDILGDTTSTATKGGLPTESLTQGGGLPAADSLPVQGLPLGG encoded by the coding sequence ATGACCCTCCCCCTGACCCGTCGGATCGCCCGTGCCGCGCTGCTCGTCGCTGCGGGAGCGGCCGCCGGGGTCGGTGCGGCCGGCTCCGCCAGTGCGGCCCCCGAATTGCCCGCAACCCCGAACCTCGGCGGTCTGACCGCCCTGGACGGGGCGAGCGTCGGCAACACGGTCGACGGTGCGGCGCAGAACGTCACCGGGCTCGCGGGCGAAACCGGCGGCAAGGCGGTCAAGAAGTCGGTGCCGGCCGCGGGCAAGACCGGCGGCAAGGCCGTCAAGAAGGCGGCCCCCGCCGCGCAGAAGACCGCGGGTGACGCGGCCGGTTCGGCCGGCGACATCCTGGGTGACACGACGTCCACCGCGACGAAGGGCGGCCTGCCGACCGAGTCCCTGACCCAGGGCGGGGGCCTGCCGGCGGCGGACTCCCTGCCGGTGCAGGGCCTCCCGCTGGGCGGCTGA
- a CDS encoding heavy metal transporter codes for MPEPSPTPRRRGRLLRFGAAFVVLLAVAGYLVVQYVTGGAGAPGCKVVSAEDDGAAYEFTPEQAVNAATIAAVGTGRDLPERAVTIALATALQESALRNIDHGDRDSLGLFQQRPSMGWGTEKEIMDPTYSAGIFYDHLVKVDDYTKLPLTVAAQRVQRSGFPDAYAKHEPDAALLAAALTGRSAATLTCEGRPDTTRVAGTDPVRTALARDFGRDVLEPAGAVVGGADSASAAPSAESGGRTLTLPVAENAEGWQLAHWAVANASALRIERVSYAGREWTAGNTDSQWRAVGSEGAAGAEKGTGSVRIVTAQ; via the coding sequence GTGCCAGAGCCGTCCCCCACTCCCAGACGCCGTGGCCGCCTCCTCCGTTTCGGGGCGGCCTTCGTGGTCCTGCTCGCCGTAGCGGGGTATCTCGTCGTCCAGTACGTCACCGGAGGCGCGGGAGCGCCGGGCTGCAAGGTCGTCTCGGCCGAGGACGACGGGGCGGCGTACGAGTTCACGCCGGAGCAGGCCGTGAACGCGGCGACGATCGCCGCCGTCGGCACCGGGCGGGACCTCCCGGAGCGGGCCGTGACCATAGCGCTCGCCACCGCGCTCCAGGAGTCGGCGCTGCGCAACATCGACCACGGCGACCGTGACTCGCTCGGCCTGTTCCAGCAGCGGCCCTCGATGGGCTGGGGCACCGAGAAGGAGATCATGGACCCGACCTACTCGGCGGGGATCTTCTACGACCACCTGGTGAAGGTGGACGACTACACGAAGCTGCCGCTCACCGTCGCCGCGCAGCGTGTGCAGCGCAGCGGCTTCCCGGACGCGTACGCCAAGCACGAGCCGGACGCCGCACTGCTCGCCGCCGCCCTGACCGGCCGCTCGGCCGCCACGCTGACCTGCGAGGGCCGCCCCGACACGACCCGGGTGGCGGGGACCGATCCGGTACGGACCGCGCTCGCGCGGGACTTCGGCCGGGATGTGCTGGAACCTGCCGGTGCCGTGGTCGGCGGCGCGGACTCCGCGTCCGCCGCCCCGAGCGCCGAGAGCGGCGGGCGGACCCTCACGCTGCCCGTGGCCGAGAACGCCGAGGGCTGGCAGCTCGCGCACTGGGCCGTGGCCAACGCCTCCGCCCTGCGCATCGAACGCGTGTCGTACGCCGGGCGGGAGTGGACCGCCGGGAACACCGACAGTCAGTGGCGCGCGGTCGGGTCCGAGGGCGCCGCGGGCGCCGAGAAGGGCACGGGCTCGGTCCGTATCGTGACCGCACAGTAG
- the dapE gene encoding succinyl-diaminopimelate desuccinylase, with protein MPETPLDLTLDAARLTAQLVDFPSESGTEKPLADAIETALRALPHLTVDRYGNNVVARTNLGRPERVILAGHIDTVPIADNVPSRLDDDGILWGCGTCDMKSGVAVQLRIAATVPAPNRDLTFVFYDQEEVAAHLNGLRHVAETHPEWLAGDFAVLLEPSDGQVEGGCQGTLRVLLRTKGERAHSARGWMGSNAIHAAAPILARLASYEPRWPVIDGLEYREGLNAVGISGGVAGNVIPDECVVTVNFRYAPDRTEEEALAHVHEVFADCGVEEFVVDDHSPGALPGLSHPAAAAFIEAVGGKPLPKYGWTDVSRFSALGIPAVNYGPGNPHLAHKRDERVETAKILAGEERLRTWLTA; from the coding sequence ATGCCCGAGACCCCGCTTGACCTCACGCTGGACGCCGCGCGGCTCACCGCGCAGCTCGTCGACTTCCCCTCCGAGAGCGGCACCGAGAAGCCCCTCGCGGACGCGATCGAGACCGCTCTGAGGGCCCTGCCGCACCTGACGGTCGACCGGTACGGCAACAACGTCGTGGCACGCACGAACCTCGGCCGCCCCGAGCGCGTGATCCTCGCCGGACACATCGACACCGTCCCGATCGCGGACAACGTCCCGTCCCGGCTGGACGACGACGGCATCCTCTGGGGCTGCGGCACCTGCGACATGAAGTCCGGGGTGGCGGTGCAGCTGCGCATCGCCGCGACGGTCCCCGCCCCCAACCGCGACCTGACCTTCGTCTTCTACGACCAGGAAGAGGTCGCCGCACACCTCAACGGCCTGCGTCATGTGGCCGAGACACACCCCGAGTGGCTGGCCGGCGACTTCGCGGTGCTGCTGGAGCCGTCCGACGGCCAGGTGGAGGGCGGCTGCCAGGGCACCCTGAGGGTGCTGCTGAGGACGAAGGGCGAGCGGGCGCACTCGGCGCGCGGCTGGATGGGCTCCAACGCGATCCACGCCGCCGCCCCGATCCTGGCCCGCCTGGCCTCGTACGAGCCCCGCTGGCCGGTGATCGACGGTCTGGAGTACCGGGAGGGCCTGAACGCGGTGGGCATCTCGGGCGGGGTCGCGGGCAACGTCATCCCCGACGAGTGCGTGGTCACGGTCAACTTCCGATACGCCCCCGACCGCACGGAGGAGGAGGCGCTGGCCCACGTCCACGAGGTGTTCGCGGACTGCGGGGTGGAGGAGTTCGTGGTGGACGACCACAGCCCCGGGGCGCTGCCGGGGCTCTCCCACCCGGCGGCGGCCGCCTTCATCGAAGCGGTGGGCGGGAAGCCGCTGCCGAAGTACGGCTGGACGGACGTGTCCCGTTTCTCCGCCCTCGGCATCCCGGCGGTCAATTACGGTCCCGGGAACCCGCACCTGGCGCACAAGCGGGACGAGCGGGTGGAGACGGCGAAGATCCTCGCGGGCGAGGAACGCCTGCGGACGTGGCTGACGGCGTGA
- a CDS encoding TIGR00730 family Rossman fold protein, with protein sequence MATGNPEGKKQPPEEQRLGPVLRRRGQVTASTTDQRLLDAGGPSDWVHTDPWRVLRIQSEFIEGFGTLAELPPAISVFGSARTPVDSVEYEAGVRLGRGLVEAGFAVITGGGPGAMEAANKGACEANGISVGLGIELPFEQGLNPYVDIGLNFRYFFVRKMMFVKYAQGFVVLPGGLGTLDELFEALTLVQTQKVTRFPIVLFGSEYWGGLVDWLRNTLVAQGKASEKDLLLFHVTDDVDEAVALVSKEAGR encoded by the coding sequence ATGGCTACCGGGAACCCTGAGGGCAAGAAGCAGCCGCCGGAGGAGCAGCGCCTGGGACCGGTCCTCCGACGGCGGGGGCAGGTCACGGCGAGCACGACGGACCAGCGGCTGCTGGACGCGGGCGGCCCTTCCGACTGGGTCCACACGGACCCGTGGCGCGTCCTGCGCATTCAGTCGGAATTCATCGAGGGCTTCGGCACGCTGGCCGAACTTCCGCCCGCGATCAGTGTGTTCGGTTCGGCGCGGACGCCGGTGGACTCGGTGGAGTACGAGGCGGGTGTGCGGCTGGGCCGGGGCCTGGTCGAGGCGGGCTTCGCGGTGATCACGGGCGGTGGGCCGGGGGCCATGGAGGCGGCCAACAAGGGCGCCTGCGAGGCGAACGGCATCTCGGTCGGCCTGGGTATCGAGCTCCCCTTCGAACAGGGGCTGAACCCTTACGTCGACATCGGCCTGAACTTCCGCTACTTCTTCGTCCGCAAGATGATGTTCGTGAAGTACGCCCAGGGCTTCGTGGTCCTGCCCGGCGGCCTCGGCACCCTCGACGAACTCTTCGAGGCCCTGACCCTGGTCCAGACCCAGAAGGTCACCCGCTTCCCGATCGTCCTCTTCGGCTCGGAGTACTGGGGCGGCCTGGTCGACTGGCTGCGCAACACCCTGGTCGCCCAGGGCAAGGCATCGGAGAAGGACCTGCTGCTCTTCCACGTCACGGACGACGTGGACGAGGCGGTGGCGTTGGTGTCGAAGGAGGCGGGCCGCTAG